Proteins encoded by one window of Tunturibacter psychrotolerans:
- a CDS encoding DUF3455 domain-containing protein yields the protein MRSVIRTILLLTTCSAFSLVAQAQDHTQPPSDQHPILTVTGKGVQIYICQQGPANSQWIFQAPEAILTDSSEAPIGTHGAGPIWKSKDGSTVKGDVLQKSASPDPDAIPWLLLKATTPTGSGVMSHVEYIRRSDTHGGIAPTTTCDAGHLNASARVPYSATYTFYSAKP from the coding sequence ATGCGAAGCGTGATTCGAACCATCCTTCTCCTCACAACGTGCTCAGCCTTCTCACTCGTCGCACAAGCTCAAGACCACACGCAACCCCCATCCGACCAGCACCCCATCCTCACCGTCACCGGCAAAGGCGTGCAGATCTACATCTGCCAGCAGGGCCCAGCAAACTCGCAATGGATCTTTCAGGCGCCCGAAGCCATCCTCACTGATTCCTCCGAAGCTCCGATAGGCACCCACGGCGCAGGCCCCATCTGGAAATCAAAGGACGGCAGCACCGTCAAAGGCGATGTCCTCCAAAAATCCGCATCCCCCGACCCCGACGCCATCCCCTGGCTTCTCCTCAAAGCCACCACCCCCACCGGCTCCGGCGTCATGTCTCATGTCGAATACATTCGCCGCTCCGACACTCACGGCGGTATCGCACCCACCACCACCTGTGACGCCGGACACCTCAACGCCTCAGCCCGCGTCCCCTACTCCGCCACCTACACCTTCTACTCCGCCAAACCCTGA
- a CDS encoding transglutaminase-like domain-containing protein — MLVKSEFDIQFHLSVPTPMMAMLHLHPSLEPQVRAGNELAVEHIDLETKANIPVSEYRDVFGNRCTRFVARAGAIRLSGTSVVEMEGLADPINAHAKQVPVENLPSEVLQYLLASRYCEVDKFGPISQDLFGWMTPGWTKASAIRDWVHEKVMFNYKTARPTKTAMDVFTERIGVCRDYQHLAITLSRCQNIPARYVTGYLGDIRWPYSGPGDFSAWYQVFLDGRWMTMDARHNEPRIGRVLMAAGRDAADVAITTSFGNAVLTNFYVDSYEVLEDGTTVPTLPGTIAQEPVVTSANRGSAGAVQGLAE; from the coding sequence CTGCACCTGCACCCGTCGCTTGAGCCGCAGGTGAGAGCTGGCAATGAGCTGGCGGTTGAGCACATCGACCTCGAAACGAAGGCCAACATTCCGGTCTCGGAGTATCGCGATGTGTTTGGGAATCGGTGCACTCGGTTTGTGGCGCGGGCGGGCGCGATTCGCTTGAGCGGGACGAGCGTTGTTGAGATGGAGGGGCTGGCCGACCCAATCAACGCTCATGCGAAGCAGGTTCCGGTGGAGAATTTGCCGTCGGAGGTGCTGCAGTATTTGCTGGCTAGCCGATACTGCGAGGTCGACAAATTTGGACCCATCTCGCAGGATTTGTTCGGATGGATGACACCTGGATGGACGAAGGCTTCAGCGATTCGCGACTGGGTGCATGAGAAGGTGATGTTCAACTACAAGACGGCGAGGCCGACCAAAACTGCGATGGATGTTTTTACCGAGCGGATTGGCGTGTGCCGGGACTATCAGCATCTCGCGATTACACTGTCGCGGTGCCAGAATATTCCGGCGCGATATGTGACGGGGTATCTCGGGGATATTCGCTGGCCCTATAGCGGGCCAGGGGATTTTAGCGCCTGGTATCAGGTGTTTTTGGATGGACGATGGATGACGATGGATGCGCGGCATAACGAACCGCGGATTGGGCGGGTGTTGATGGCCGCGGGGCGGGATGCGGCAGATGTGGCGATTACAACTTCGTTCGGGAATGCGGTTTTGACTAACTTCTATGTCGATAGCTATGAGGTGCTGGAGGATGGGACCACTGTGCCTACTCTGCCGGGCACGATCGCGCAGGAGCCTGTGGTGACGTCCGCGAATCGTGGCTCGGCAGGGGCGGTTCAGGGTTTGGCGGAGTAG